Within the Vanacampus margaritifer isolate UIUO_Vmar chromosome 8, RoL_Vmar_1.0, whole genome shotgun sequence genome, the region GACAGCCACAGCCAAAGTTATCGTCAAGATTTGTGAACATGAGGTGAATATGCGgtctgtgtcattttttttgtgtgtgtgtgtagtggaaattattttttaatgattgattcAGCAAACGTAATTCTGTATCCCTTTTTGCAGATGAATGAGATTGAAGTCTGCCCTGAATGTTATCTGTCTGCTTGCCAAAAGAGAGACAACTGGTTCTGTGAGCCGTGTGTAAGTGGGACTTGTTTATGTTTTCATGTAAGAGTAAAAAATTTTAGGTTGAGTATATTATTGTGTGATGACAGGGTAACCCTCACCCTCTGGTGTGGGCTAAATTGAAAGGTTTTCCATTCTGGCCAGCAAAAGCTCTGCGTGACAAAGATGGACAGGTGGATGCTCGCTTCTTTGGTCAGCATGACAGGTCGCAATCTTTCGTGCTTCACATACTTGACTTTGTTGTCGTTTCGAAAGATTTGATGTCACTTACATGAATACGTTTACCCTTTAGGGCTTGGGTCCCTTTAAATAATTGTTACCTGATGTCCAAAGAGATTCCATTCTCTGTAAAGAAGACCAAAAGCATCTTCAACAGCGCCATGCAAGAGATGGAAGTCTACGTGGAGAACGTGAAAAAGAAGTTTGGCGTGTTTAACTACGCCCCCTTCCGGACACCCTACACCCACGACAACAGCTTTCAGATGCTGCACGACCCCTCCGACCCCTCATCCACTCCTTTCAAGCCTGAGAAACAGGAAAAGATCAAGTTGAGCTTTGACATGTCTGCGTCACCCAAGATCTCGCtgaccaggaccatgttgccgGGGACTGGCGTTGGAGGGATGATGGCAGGCCGTCGGCTGCCTCTCACGGACGTGCCTCGCTCCCCCATGAGCACCAACTCTTCTGCGCATACAGGTTCGGATGTAGAGGACACAACAGACAAGTCCCATGCAAAGGCCGCAAACAGTCAGGGAGGTATTGGACAAGGTATTCTGGCCTTTACTTCAATCCTATGAAATTATACTGGAGTCTTATTTGTTGGTAAACACCTGTGTGCAGTGTCACCGGATCATCCTCGACCAAGTCAAGCTGACAGCCCCAAACCTTTACAGCCACAAGCCCCTGGCAACACCGAGCAAGAGAAGACACAGCTGACAGGAAGCATTTTGAATCTTAATCTAGGTGAAGTAATCGCTCATGCTTTTGTAGCGTGTAAGAAATAGGGATGGGCAGGTAATGATGCAAGCCTTAtattaaggtatcggtactcgatACCAGGGATAGGCCGATCATCAGCCGAGCCGATTATCTGTGttaatatttggcattttgacaaatatcggcatcagccttGTTACGAATCTTAAGGCCAATGAAGCTGGTATCTCACCCagtggtgaatgcttgcgaacgtagtgAACTGAGggctttcatcaggatttgtaagaagTTCAGATAGttttacttgttgcaaagaCTTTTCGAACATATTCAAACaaattttcactgtctgcgaagatcttttgaaccctgacaaaaaaaaaaattgttacatttgcatgcattttgttactcagtgagatacggggAACGTTTCATTtatagatttatttaaatttccacttcataaaaaaaaatgatgctgacactgggaactccctccactttttttatattcaaaaataaaataaatctaagaaattatgttttggaaaactttatttacaatagaaaacttaagggaactatttacttgctttgtttttaatttatcttaACACATGCTGTTGACTCTTCAAGCTCCCTGCaactttttgttataatttttaaacaaagctatcaattctttatgtttaaaattagaagaaaaagtcatttttaaaaatgttgacgctaattttttctcttttactacAAATGAACATCGGCTTGAAATATGGGTTattggtctccttgactactactaTTGGTATCGACCTTCATTTCAtgccattttaaggaaaaatgctatctTAGGATATACAGTATCAGGCCAAATGTTTGGatacactttcttattcaatgcattcgctttattctcatgactggttactttgtagattctcactgaaggcatcaaaactatgtatgaactgatgtggagttaagtacttgaaaaaaaaaaagtgaaataactgaaaacatgttttatattatagattcttcaaaacatccatcctttgctctggttacttttttgcatactctcgTCATTCTTACCTCTGcgaactccttaaagactgttggaaaagcCTTCCAGATGACTACCACTGAGAGACTGTATGGGCAAAAAAATTAtctgagatttttttattaatgtgtttattttattattttcattatatttacttttttttggtttgttaagtacataactccaaatgtgtttgttagttgtcatagttttgatgccctcagtgagaatctacaaagtaaccagtcatgagaataaagcaaatgcattgaataagaaagtgtgtccaaaatTTTGGCCTGATACTGACTActtaagagttgagtacttgtactgttatactggtctggaaaaaaagtggtattgaacgtCCCTAGTGTGTAATAAAggtaataaatacttttttattgtgATATTGCTATGATGAAGTCATTCATGTAGTATTCTTCCAGATCGGAGTAAAGCCGAAATGGATCTAAAGGAACTCAGTGAAACGGTTCAGCAGAAGCTGGGGACCACCCCGGTTCTCACCTCTCCCAAACGGCAGATCAAGAGCCGCTTCCAGATGAACTTGGACAAAACCATTGAAAGCTGTAAAGCACAGCTAGGTCAGTACAAGTTTCATCTCATACATCGTTAATTATATATACGTGTGTTTTGTAATATCGCTTTGGTGCTCCAAACATTTTGCAGGTATAAATGAGATCTCTTCTGAGGTGTACAAAGGTGAGGAACACAGCGACACTGAGGACTCTGAGGGTAAATCCGAATCCAGTGACACAGAGTATGGCAGTGATGAAGGACCAAAGGTCGACGATTCCGCACCAACAGAGGAACCCCAGAACAAGAGTCGAGACCAAGACCACTCATCTCCAATCCAAGAGAGCAAGGCCAATATTGCTCCGGTATCTGAACCTGCAGCAGCGGATGTTAGTGTAATGCAATCAGAAACGCCGACTCAAGAAAACGTTCCAGAGAGTTCCGAGAAGACCAAATCCCCCCCATCGTTACCTGTGTCGAGGGAGAAGGGTCAGGTGAAAGAAGATATTAAGCAAAATGCGTCTGCGGAGGATTCGGACTCGGAGCGAGAGCTGGTTATTGACCTTGGGGAGGAGCAggggaaaaaagacaagaagAGACGCAAAAAAGACAGCACTAATGCTAAAGAGTCATCTGCGAGTAAACCTGAAGGTGAGATGCTGTTTTTTATGATGCGTGAGTGTGACTTTGTGTGAAATTGCTCACTAAGCAGTCGATTTCTCCTTGAAGGCAAATCCCTCACCCCGTCAACATTCCCATCTCAAAACAGCACAACCCCTTCCACACCCTCCAGTGTTGCCTCGCAGTCCCCTATGGCCATGCCCGTCACCATGATCTCCCTCACGGCGCCCTCTGCTGCCAATGTCAGCCTTGCCACCGTCTCCAATGCCCCTGCAACTCCACCTTGTTCGTCCTCATCTTCAGCCTCCACCACCCCGGGATTGAAGAAACAGCGCCCTCTGCTGCCGAGAGAGAGCGCGCCCGCAGCGCAGAGCGCCACCGTGTGGAATCCCAGCGCCAAGCCGCAGAATTCCTCACACAAATGGCACACGCGGCAGGCAGGGCAAATTCAAGCATGTGACAACAATTCATCATCAGCGACTTCATCTTCAACACAACAGTCTTCACAGAGCACGCGTTATCAGACCAGGCAGTCAATTAAAGGTATCCGTTGAATACATTCCAATAGTCACTGCAAATCTTAGCGTAATCTGAATATCTAATTTGATGTTCTCTGTTGAGCACACCAGCTGTCACCCTGGTGTCAGCCTCGGGTGTAGGCACATCATCTCCATCCTCGTCGGTGGAAACGGATCAGTACATCGCCACAGCCTCGGCAGACGTGGCCGCAGATATCGCCAAGTACACTAACAAAGTAAGCATTTCTGAGCAAGGTGTTGATGAGCGTACCTTCCTTAGGAGACTGTTGTGGGTGAGAATGTTGATTATACATTGCATAATAATATGacagaattatttttcttttccagaTAATGGATACAATCAAAGGTACAGTGACTGAAATCTACAGTGACCTCTCGAAGAGCACTTCAGGGAATACCATTGCTGAGGTGTCGTTTTGCACAGTTAATAATATTTCTTTGCATCAAGACACCCCCTTGATGTTTTctttgattgtttgttttagATGAAGCGGCTtagaattgaaattgaaaaactaCAGTGGTTACATCAGCAAGAGTTGTCAGAGATGAAACACAATCTTGGTAAGGACCTTATTCACCAGCTCTTAACCTTGTTGAAGGTACTGAACCGCACCAGTTTTCTTCACctaacccttctttattgatttttttctttaaatttaagACATGAACAAAAGAAACAGGGAGAGTggccttttcatcaaatcttaatcaatcaaactttatttatatagcacctttcatacattaaaatgcaactgaaaatgtgctaaacaactaaaacatccatagtacaataaaaagaaaatctgactttcttcaccttgaatttagACTGTACCCCTGAGACTGGctcaccgaacccctggggttcagTCGAACCCAGGTTAGGAGCCACTGAGATAAGTAATATATACTCCACACAACTTTATTTAgctcaaaaaacacaaaaacgacTGCAGCTAAAACCTCGTTCTATACATAAAATCAAatgcaaaacacaaataataataataaatacagtattctatgttgatatattatttaaaaaataatacagcattaattttgaataaaattatcaaaataaaataataataataataaaatgctattttaactaattcactgccattgacggctgtagacgtcaaatattcatttgaactatttctattattttttttccacttttgttaacaagagtatgaaaacctagaattgttttattgtatattcagaacagatataaaattgtgagttaagtcatgcgattattacgacggcaaattttaatcgcttgacgcccctgattttttatatattttttatttttctaatcttttttttttaaagaaaagattattaaaaaattaggggcgtcgggtgattacattttttaattggaatgaattgcatgactttactagttaattcacgattaaaaaaataaaataaaagacgattaaaaatttttaaaaaaattgtaatcaattgcatgacttcacttgttaactcacgattaataacacattttatatctgttttaaatgtgcagtaaaaaaaaaattctaggttttcatacctttgttaacaaaagtggaaaaaaatgttaaatagaaattgttaaaatgaatttttgacgtctataggcatcaatggcagttaatgagttaatattttattaagaaaTAAAGTGAAAACAGGAGAATGGTGAAGCGAAAATTGGATTGgctacaaaccaaaaaaaagatagctATTattatggtgtgtgtgtgtgtgtgtgtgtgccagccctgggcagattagattcACATGGCAACATATGCGgcctgaaatctgattggacagcAGAATCTGCATACGCATGACTAGAAGCCGGGCGACACAGACACATCTTAAGAAATGAAGATCATGTTGTTGGAAATAAAGTAATCCAATTTCATCGAAGTTTTAACTGAAGATCAGTTTTTCGGATCGTGTTTAGGCCAGCAGAGAAGGCCTTGAGAAGGCCCTTACTGGCAGATACATGCCCCACTTCCAATGTAAAGTAATGCAATGTATTTGGTGAACATGAATCTAATCTAGAGCTTACAATGGCTGAGATGAGGCAGAGTCTGGAACAGGAACAAGAGCGCTTGGTGGCCGAGGTGAAGAAACAGACGGAGCTGGAAAAGCAGCAAGTGGTGGATGAAACCAAGAAGAAGCAGTGGTGCGCCAACTGCAGAAAAGAggcaattttttattgctgCTGGAACACCAGCTACTGCGATTACCCGTGTCAGCAGGCCCACTGGCCAGAACACATGAAGTCCTGCACTCAGTCAGGTAAGAGATCCTCACATTCAACAAGGACTGCGCCGTAGATTTCTCTTTTCAAACGTTGGTGTGTTCGCAGCCACGGCTCCGCAGCAAGAACCCGAGGCGGAGTCTGCGGCAGACTTGTCAAACAAAGGAGCGGGACAGGCTAACTGTGGACCGAACACTCTCCGAGAAGCGCCGCTCTCTGCTTCGTCTGCTTCGTCTGATAAAGACTGTGAACCAGAGACCAGTGCTGACAATGCTGCTGTCACTTCAACTTAACTGTGtgcaatatactttttttttttttttttttttttttttttaccactacaCGGATGTATGtatacaatatgttctatataTGCCCTGTTAAAAGTGGCTGTATCCAaagtattgtttatttatttgttgggtTTACAATGTAGGGCTTAAAATGGCTGCCCGTGTACAGTGTTCCTTTTTGAATGTGAAAACAAGACTGACAGCCGTTGTTACCAAGAACGAGGGGCCAGTTTTAAAAGAAATGTGCACTACATGCTGTATTCATGCACACTTTGTAGTCGGTAGTTTGTAACGGCATGCATCACAAAAGACAAACTGTTTAACAGTCCAATTGGCAAATAAGAGAACCTACAGTATTTGAATGGACCACTTTACTATAAGAGTACTACTGACAAACATGTTGTCTGTagagttcatgttgaattatgttaatttatgtttgtATCTGTTATGATGTTGCCTGCTGTATAGTGTTCTATGGCGAGAAGAAGACGTTTTCAACAAGATGTTTGTGTGGTTGTTCTTGTTACAAGTAGACTGCAGTCAATCGTTCACAAATCGAGTATTGCCATCAGGTGTTTTGGGGTACATTTGGTCTTAATGTTGTGggcgtgatttaaaaaatgtttggtcAAATATTGGGTGTGTTCCAATTTAACTAGATGTTCAAATGAAACCGTTACCTCGAAGCGAGCGTCTAACTTCCTGAATCACACTGCTTCGAAATTGGGCTTCGGAGCTTGTATCATTCTGCAAGTATCACGTGACCGATGACGTTCGAAACTTCATATGTTACAGCGCTATTGACGACCCGAAACGTTTTGGTGGCTGGTAGCCCGCGAAATCACGCTGGAATTTATGTGGTCCTTTGAGAGGTCCCAATTAAGTTCGTTGTTAATTGGTCTCCTCTGCGTGGTGAAGTGGAATAagaggcgtgggttcgcttccttCCACCGGGAGATCATAGTGAGagaggggaattttttttaattctctatTCAAAGCtacttattttaaatgtataatattacAATCTTATTAATTATATTGCTTGTAATTTAACTGAGTTTACATTTTTCTTATTAGTAGCACAGacttttgtaaataatacaTGCTTTGTATCTGATTTAGACTTTTATTGATGAAAGATCAAGTGTGAGTGATTGTTTCTCACTTCAATGACATAGGTCGCATTTACTTCTTTCGTCCACTAGATGCCCCATATGTTGCTTTCACTGAAGCACCAAAGCTTGGAATCTTTTTCGGCACAATTTGAACGAAAGCCTCAAAGTTTCACAAAACTTCACCCACACATCTCTAAATTTAACTGACTCTTACCTCAGGTGTCATTAAAAATCAACCCAAAAGAGGTTAAAAAATGCAACATGTAAAGGGGACAGCGGGACTCAGCAAAGTAGTTTTTTTGGTCAGTTCCTAATCATCTTAGTTTCTTGCCAGCCTATATTTGTGCTGCAATCTCAAAACAATTTCCTCTACAAACGACAAGCAAAAAGGTAGAAACATTggcgctttatttattttatacaacaTTTTCCGCATGTGTATCTGAAGACAAACTTACATACACTGAATACTCACACCTAACTACTTAATTGCATTTGAACACACCCATAGTTTCTGTATTCAAGGACACCAGCGTGTTTAATACTTTAAGGACCCGCCTTTGTTTGGGTATTTATTCTAAGTGGTAGAAAATTGAAACTGCTAAGTATTTCGTTATATACAGTCACTGATATCAATGAATACAGAAATGAGTCATTAGACAAAGCCAACATGGGGTCAAAAATGGGTGGGTGGTGTTGCTCTCTCACTGGAACAATGATTGTTTACACCCAAAGTTTTCTGACAGCTGGCTGTTCATCTGGGAGCCAGCGGTCATCAGAACTGtggaaaagacaacaaaactgCTTAATGCCACAAATTCTGTCTTTTAAGACGCATCATATGCTTCTGTCTTACATTCTTGAGGAACTCCTCTGCGACGATACGGGCTCTGGCATTAACGGACAGCTTCATCTCGCTAATCTCCTTGTCGATCTCCTCCATGAAATGGATGACAAAGTCCACCAGCTTGTGTTTGTACATTTGCTCCGTGTGGAAGTTGGTGATCAAGAAGCTTATATCATATCCCTGaaagaaaaagttgtaatttgtcAATTACAACATCAGGCAcgggaatttattttttacagtatttatggGAATCGATGCATTATTCATTAtaatccatccaaccattctCTAAAATGCTAGAATTCGCACAGAGCTCACTATTTTGCAAGCCCCAGCAACTGTCATTTCTATCAGGATAGTGTAATAGCATTGGTATAGTGAAGAGGCGAAGCAGTGAATGTCTAATCTTTCACTTTCTTAACAATCCTCATACTATGCAAATGGGCCACCCTCAACCCGTTTCTTACCTCGACTGGTTTCCTCCTCAGAATGAAGAAATTCTCTGCCCTCATCATCATAAAGCGCATGAACTTGTGGCAAAGGATCTTCTCAATCTCATCAGCCTGAAGTGGTAGACATGGCACAATTGCTTTTAGGGTGGATATAGAAAAACTGCAGAATTGTATTGCCTCCCAAAGGCAAACACAATCCAATATTCCTCTCGACTTACATTGTGTATCTCTAAATACTCATTCGGTGAAGTGCTaccaccacatttttttttaggacaactGGTAAGTACAATGTCTCATTAAAGGTCATCAAAATGAATACCTGCTTGACAGCAATGCTGACTCTGACAGAGTTGATGGATCCCTCGATAAGAACCTTCTCCTTGTCATTGCGGCTGATCACAACAGGCTGAAGAAGCAGCTCCTTACTGCTCCTGTaaaccacaacaaaaacaatcatcagATATTCATGAAAAGTCTCAAATGAAATATATGACCAATTGCTGAACTTCTCATTTAAACAATGGCGCTTGCAGAAGCCAGTTTCACATCTTGCATGCACATCCAGCATTTTCCACCCTCAAAGATTACCATGTGCGAGTTTGCACAGGTTCAAACTTGTGTAGAAGTAGCAATCCTCTGCAAAGCAGAGTGACATACCTGACTTCCACCTCGGGCTTGTTGTGACGCTCCACCACCTGAGAGGAGAAGTTCTCCAGACACAGGGCCGCCTGCAGGGTGGCCCTCACGGCGTTTAAGTAGGGACGCAGAGTTGCTGTCTAAGGACAATTGGACAAACTCAGtgtctgcagttttttttttttaacaaaatggcaTGAAATTCATAAAACATCAGCATCAGGGGAGCGATGTCACCGTTTAAAAAGCAAGGTCGTAAATGAGTTGAATACAATTGAGGATAAACCCGATAATAACTGTTTGAATACAAATAATGATTTGAATATATAAGAATTAACAGGAAAAAGCTAAGTGATAAAAAAGGGAGGGGAAACTGATTCTACAAGAGAAAACCACTATATGTGCTAATGCACTTTTTCCCAAAACCCCACTTGTGGCTGAAACATGAAAGTAGCAATGTAACTGTCGCTGTAGTCTGATGCTGTCAAATAACGCACGACTATAAATTAACTAAGTAAAGAAGACACACTTGAAGAGAAGACTTACCATTTTTGCGCTGTAAAAGACGGAAGTTCCTAAGCCACGCCTGGGACTCAACTTCCGTAAACCCTACATTTCCAGAAACGAAAGGGTGTGcttgttttaaatttagttttttatgaGGAAGTGGGCTGCTCTATGGACTGTGCTTGTCTAACGACTAGCTTCTTTACACCGCCCGTTTTGAGTATACGAAGTTATAAAACGAACATTCCCTTAGCGACGAGTCCATTTGGCTGCAAGAATAGGGGACATTTGTTTAGTGGTCGTGATTGTATTTGTTTCACAgcaataatatttaaaacaataacactTAAAGCAAGTTTTAGTAATCAAAATAGTGGCTTTAAACTactaaattcaactgtgtgcGATGGAAATAGTGTATCGTTAGACCATACCATAACATAATGTGGTTTAATCCGACGCTACCATTAATATGTGGCATTGATGTCCTAAAATAGGGTGTCTGGTCAGTAAACTGGACAACTCCGGATTAATTTAACGTACTTAGTTATTTATTGTCGTCTCAAGTGCCACCTGAAATATTGTGACGGTGTCGTAATCTCAGTGAATTCAACAGTTGTACGACCCCTTTTCTGTTAATGGAGTTTTCCATCATGGACGCCATTCTCTGACTGTAAGTATTGCTGCATGTAGAAATTCACCGATTTATCACTCTTTTATACCGTTTACTATCTCTCAAGGATTGACATAACGCCACTGCATAAAGTGTGTAAGTTCAACCATGTAAATACAATggtaaatttttaaaatatatgttaatACACTATTCACGGTGTGGGCCCTGCAGAATAGCGATGTACAGCCCAAACCTAACCTGCGTGTATCGTGAGGGCGAAAAACGAGCATTGCTCGCATACACTTAATTCTaagtacaaaataacaaaacaagttAGACACAATGTAAACGTTCATCatccccctctccctctccccccccctctctcccccccccccctctctctctctctctcccccccccccccctctctctctctctctctctctctctctctctctctctctctctctctctctctctctctctctctctctctctctccatgtgGTTCAGTTTATTCGTAGGTAGGCAGGCCTCAGGTAGCGGCAACATGAGTGATCTGAAGGACTGCCCCCCTTTGAAGTACTATGACTTCAAGCCTGTGGAGCACGTCAAAGTGTGTCCCCGCTACACGGCCGTGCTGGGACGCTCGGAGGACGATGGGATTGGTATCGAGGAGCTGGACACGTTGCAGCTGGAGCTGGAGACTCTCCTGTCCTCAGCCAACCGTCGCCTCAGAGCTCTGGAGGAGCAGAGACAGGTGGGAAAGAAAATAAACTCATCCgtccatctattttccactaTCTTGCGGCAAAGAGAAATTGAAAATTCAAACGCAATTTTAATGGTATTATATTTTGTCCTGCATTGCAGATCCTCACGGACTGGCAGGACAAGAAGGGAGACAAGCGCTTTCTGAAAATGGGAAAAGACCCCGACCCTGCCGCGTCATCTCGACACAAGCCAAAGAAGCAGAAATTAGATGGCAAAAGTAGTCACGGGCCAGGTCCAGGTCCTGGCAGACCTAAATCCAAAAACCTGCAACCCAAAGTCCAAGAATATGAATTTACAGATGATCCTCAAGACATTCCTCGCACTCCGAAGAACGATGTCCCCAACAGGTCAGTAATAATCTCTCTCATATATTATACAGgagtataaattaaaatagtGTTTAAAGCGTAACTTTTTTTCAGTAGTTCAgtttaaaaaagtgaaactcattATATGGATTCACTACAAGGaacatttttcataattttagtTTGCAATTTTGATAGATTTTACCTTACTTTTAGCGAAACCCAAAATTCAccattttaagaaattataatTTAATGTACCTAAAGCATTTTCTGGTGCTTCTCAACTCAGAAGAAAAcattaggtcttttttttttttatagcaaactTGGCAAAAGACGGCAACAATTGTCTTTGTAGTTGGTCATCAACTTGCATCGTTTCTCTTTCCAGATTCTGGGCTTCTGTTGAGCCGTACTGTGCCGACATAACAAATGAGGAAATTCGGTTACTTGAGGAACTTCTAAAACCACCAGAAGATGAAGCTGAGTACTTTAAAGTAAGCCATTTGCGTATGCTGTGTCTTTACGTTAAGAGCAGTGTGTTAAATTTTGGTGCTGTGTGTGTTAattgaagattccagcattagggAAACACTACTCACAGCGGTGGGCTCAGGAAGATCTGCTGGAGGAGCAGAGAGAAGGAGCTCGGGCCAACGACAAGAAGAAGAGTCTTTTGGGTGGTCCGCTGTCTGAGCTTGACGCAAAAGGTGACAAGAATTTTGCTGCCAGTGCCTGTAAAATGAGACATTCCTGCTCTGATGTGTCatgggaaggaggaggaggatgatgatgatgatgatgatgatgatgaagacaaGATGTTATGGCCAAATTacacaaaagtaaaatgcaTTTAGTTGGTGTGACCTGACTGAGGGTAACCTCCACATTACTCCACTGGCAAAAATATTTCCCTTATTTCATAATCATCACATCAATGACTGTAATTGCAAAAGAGGCAGGCAGCATGAAAGCGTTGTGACGTCACGGTGGGTTTATGCACTTGGCTGATGTTTACTAGATGTGGACTCTTTGCTGAAGAAGTCCGAGTCCCAGCATGAGTCCCCGGAAGACGGCTGTCCCTTCGGCCCTCTCACTCAACGGCTCCTCCAGGCTCTCGTCGAGGTAATTCTACTTTGGAAAGTGAAATTCATGCTTCGGTATTTGGAAGTTTAAACGTTGATGTCTTCTCTGTTGCATTCAGGAGAATATTATATCCCCCATGGAGGATTCTCCTATACCAGATATTGCAGGGAAGGATGCTAATGATGGAGCCGGGACATCTCCTCGAAGCCAAGGGAAATCTTTTAGGTAGGTCGAAAAACATCTTCAGACTACATAAGAGTCGTGGAGATTGGGACTGAGCCTTTCCACGAAAAATGAAAATCTGTAATAAATTCCCTTTTCTGATATCAAACCCAATTTCCCACTATTGGTGCATTCAAAGTTACGTCCACTCATTAAAGTGAACGAAATGAAGCATCTTGACGTTCCCATTGTAGCGCACCTCACACACGTTCCCTCGAAGCTCGGATTAAAGAGGAGCTGATTGCCCAAGGAATCCTGGACTCGGAGGAGCGACCCGGTCCGGGCGGAGACTGCGAGGACGAAGTGCTGGTCGAGCTCCAGAAGAGGCAGGCGGAGCTCAAAGCTCTCATTGCTCACAACAAAACCCGCAAGCAGGAGCTGCTCAGGTGAGGATCATCTCAAAATGGCACCACAGACTCGTCAAGCTCCTGG harbors:
- the arpc4l gene encoding actin related protein 2/3 complex, subunit 4, like gives rise to the protein MTATLRPYLNAVRATLQAALCLENFSSQVVERHNKPEVEVRSSKELLLQPVVISRNDKEKVLIEGSINSVRVSIAVKQADEIEKILCHKFMRFMMMRAENFFILRRKPVEGYDISFLITNFHTEQMYKHKLVDFVIHFMEEIDKEISEMKLSVNARARIVAEEFLKNF
- the tada3l gene encoding transcriptional adapter 3, which gives rise to MSDLKDCPPLKYYDFKPVEHVKVCPRYTAVLGRSEDDGIGIEELDTLQLELETLLSSANRRLRALEEQRQILTDWQDKKGDKRFLKMGKDPDPAASSRHKPKKQKLDGKSSHGPGPGPGRPKSKNLQPKVQEYEFTDDPQDIPRTPKNDVPNRFWASVEPYCADITNEEIRLLEELLKPPEDEAEYFKIPALGKHYSQRWAQEDLLEEQREGARANDKKKSLLGGPLSELDAKDVDSLLKKSESQHESPEDGCPFGPLTQRLLQALVEENIISPMEDSPIPDIAGKDANDGAGTSPRSQGKSFSAPHTRSLEARIKEELIAQGILDSEERPGPGGDCEDEVLVELQKRQAELKALIAHNKTRKQELLRLAKEEMRKQELRQRVRVSDNEVMEGFRRIMAARQKKRTPTKKEKDQAWKALKERESILKLLDG